A stretch of DNA from Streptomyces xanthii:
AGGTCCAGGCGATCTACGACCTCGTCAAGTACGGTCCGACCGCGTTCAACCAGTCGCCGCTGCGCGTCACGCTGGTCCGCTCCCCCGAGGCCCGCGAGCGCCTGGTGCAGCACATGGCCGAGGGCAACCAGCCGAAGACCGCCGCCGCCCCGCTGGTCGCGATCCTCTCCGCGGACAACGAGTTCCACGAGGAGCTCCCGCAGCTCTTCCCGCACTTCCCGGCCGCCAAGGACGCCTTCTTCTCGGAGCGCCCGGTCCGTGAGGGTTCCGCCGCGCTGAACGCCGCGCTGCAGGCCGCGTACTTCATCATCGGCGTGCGTGCCGCCGGTCTGGCCGCGGGCCCGATGACCGGCCTGGACTTCGCCGGCGTCCAGAAGGAGTTCCTGGACGACGACCACACCCCGCTGATGGTGATCAACATCGGCAAGCCGGGCGAGGACGCCTGGTTCCCGCGCTCCCCGCGCCTCGAGTTCGACCAGGTCATCACCACGGTCTGAGCCCGACCCGCACCACGTGAAAGGCGCCCCCGGAACACTCCGGGGGCGCCTTTCGCGCGTTCGGGCAGCGCACGAGCCGCCCATGAACAGCTCACGAGCAGCAGAGGGTCAGGCGCTCTTGTCCTGCTTCATCTCGAGCGATTCGGCCATCTTCGTCAGCTGCCCGAAGCCGGCGGTGCCGGTGACGACCGTGGTCGAGCCCTTGCTCTTCAGAACCAGGGCGTCGTACTTCGCGCCCTTGTAGTGCTGCCAGGTCTCGTCGCCGATCCGCTGGGTGCGCGAGGTCTCCTCGGCGCCCTGGCTGGCGTCGTCGATGAACCGGGACGGCTTGTCGGTCGACTGCTCGACGGCCACGTACTGGCCCTTCGGGTCGAGGAAGCCGAGATGCCAGGCCTCGTTGGCCGCGCCGTCGTAGCGCACCGAGGTGGCCTTCCACTCCTTGGTGAGGCCGGTGGGCGCGGCGACCGGGTACGAGGCCGCGCGGCGGGCCGTCAGCAGCTCCACCTGGTAGTCCACGCGCTTGACCGGCGGCTCCTTGGAGTCGTCGTGCGGGATGAACACATAGGCGGTGCCGGCCGCGACGACGCAGACGCCGAGCGAGAGGACCAGGCTGCCGACCGTCTTCTTGCCATTTCTTCCTGCCACGTGCCCCATCGTCGCAGGTCGCCGAACGATCTCTGTCAGGAGGTCCGGCGGGAGTACGGAACGGCGCATTCTGACATGAACGGATCCGCTCATCCGTGGGGCGG
This window harbors:
- a CDS encoding malonic semialdehyde reductase, with product MSLVLDAAAQDLLFREARTANTFTDEPVTDEQVQAIYDLVKYGPTAFNQSPLRVTLVRSPEARERLVQHMAEGNQPKTAAAPLVAILSADNEFHEELPQLFPHFPAAKDAFFSERPVREGSAALNAALQAAYFIIGVRAAGLAAGPMTGLDFAGVQKEFLDDDHTPLMVINIGKPGEDAWFPRSPRLEFDQVITTV
- a CDS encoding DUF4245 domain-containing protein, whose amino-acid sequence is MAGRNGKKTVGSLVLSLGVCVVAAGTAYVFIPHDDSKEPPVKRVDYQVELLTARRAASYPVAAPTGLTKEWKATSVRYDGAANEAWHLGFLDPKGQYVAVEQSTDKPSRFIDDASQGAEETSRTQRIGDETWQHYKGAKYDALVLKSKGSTTVVTGTAGFGQLTKMAESLEMKQDKSA